The following DNA comes from Oreochromis niloticus isolate F11D_XX linkage group LG23, O_niloticus_UMD_NMBU, whole genome shotgun sequence.
TGTTAGAAAAGTATGTGCAATGGCTACAGTGGGTAGATCCTGGCATCTTTCCATCACTACATACTTTATGTAGTCTAAGACAGATTTTAATAGAACTGGTGTTGTGGTTGACATTTAATAGGAATTTATGCATTCAAGTCTGTGAATACTGGCaatcttttttttcactacatACAAATCATTAATGGCTTCCAAAAGGATCTTCTGGGGTTTAAACTGATgtagagaaaatgaaaaaatttCTTAATTCTGATATGCCATTGCACATTTTCTTTCAGCCTTCTCCTGTTAGATTACTGACACTTTACTGTATTTCTAGTTATGTTCTGAGTTATTTATAAATGAATATGCTCTAGCTGTGTTGCCTTTGGGTTTGAAATGTATTTAAGAATTTCCTTTGGGTTTGCAGGGATTACATTAATAAAAAAGGTCACTTGCACTTTTCTTGTATTCTACTGGATATGTTCTGTGAACAGAAGTCTCAGGGCTAAATAAAGGAAGGAAAACATTAACTTTGTGAATATGTTTATTTGTTAAAATACATCTCTTGGTTAACTATCATATTACTATATTTCTAATGCAGTGTAAATCACAATTTAATTTCCTTATATGATAAGtgaatattaatttcacagcaACAAACAAATTAAGACCTGTAGAAAAAATTACATCAATAAGCTGCTTGCAAAACATTTCTTATACATCTCTTAATTCAGTGTCAGTAGTGATGAAAAAATCTGTTTGAAATGCAGACCAAAATGTTTTCTATTGAGCAGAAGTTTGGATTTTAAAAGCGGTCATAATTTATATGCTGAGAAAAAAAGGGTCCTAGCCAAGTGAAATGTCTCAAAAGGCAGATTTACCTGATAAGGGTTTTTTAAGTCTatggagatttaaaaaaacaaaaaaaaccctactTTAAATCAAAAGTATGATTGAAAAGCTgccaatgaaaaaaacataaaccGAGCACTTACAAATCTCAAAGACTGATGTCCCATTTCACTTCATGTAAATGCCAGGGTTACAATATAACAAACTATGATCAAACCAACGTTCATCAAACGGGTCCCTCAGAAAACGACACTCAAAGGGATCATTGCTTTGGTGTGCGTGTAATACCATCTGAAGCTACCTCCACCACTAATTACCTCAGGAGTCAAAGGTACAATGCAAATTCAcaatcaaaacaacaaaacattaaaatagcAAAACATACAgtaaacagaaataaacaaaaaaaacatctttgcaCCGTGAAGTGGAAACAAATTGAAAGGAGAGAACCTGAAACGTGCATGAAAGGAGTAGtatcttttctgtcattttgacAACTTTGAAAATTAAGTAATGCTTATATTACATTATGTTTTTTGGTTAAGAATATTCATATTCAGATAACACAAAGATGTTGGTAAACAGCAACACAGACTATATTTGAAAGTGCTGAGAGTACATAGTGAGTAATTCACTGCACATCACAATTATGCGTCAGATAGATGTAGCCCAACAGACACGTTTCATTCTAACTCACGTGATGATACAGCGAAGAGGCCATATAAATACAGGGGGAGAGAGTCACTGGCTGCTAGATGTACATTAGTTCTGACGCTAGAATACAGAGAAGAGAGAGCCAAGTGCTAAACCGGTTGCCGCTCCAGCGAGCATGCCCAAAGCCACATCTCCTCCGTCGTCACGCTGTCGCTCCCGAATGATGACATGGTTCACTCCAGGAGCGACGTACCCACCTACAAAACACAAGTTTTATGATGGTAAGTTCATAGAATTTAAACTCTGTTAAACTATTCTACCTTTTCACTTTATCCTCTGGTCACAAATAAGAACATCTAGATGGGTTTTTGTGACCCATTTGTTTAAGAATGAAtttaaatgtctgtgaaggttctcagtcatccaggtcatcgtagtcagaactgaagaagcttctcggatgagaggtgaaacgtcttcaagcaacttaaagaagtccagacgcttttctttgcaaactcctttgacaatgAATTTAAATAACTTTTGTGTGCTTATATTTTGACTAGTTCCTAGTCCATGATACATTTTTGTCCAAATACCTGAAAAACTGATAAAGATTTTAGACTAAgctgcatgtttttctttttgttaatgAGCAAATGTTCTTATAGTAACTAAGATTGTATGTAATACTCTTGTTACGCATCAGCATGACAGCACTGGAAATTACTGCGTCAGAAATCCCATACTATGCACGATTTCCTCAGTATGGGAATCTCAGAAGTGTGTTGACAACCACTAAGTTCAGTCACGTTCTGAAATGAGCCAGTTACTGATAAACAAATATTAGGCCTTTCAAAGGGGAAAGGTTTTACTTTTATACAGAAGACTTCTTTTATAAGGATCAAATCCAGTTACTTCACTGCATTATGGGATATTTACATCAGTGTAATTTCCATTTCTTGCATACTCTAATAGTCCCCTGGAAATAATGTGCACTTGGCATGCCATTGGGTACAGACTAAGAATCTGGACATACAAAAGTAcctcaaatacattttaatgcaATTAATAATATGCTAATATGTATTCTGGACCCAACTATTGTGAAGATGTCCACTTGTCAACATTCAAATTTAGGTCAGAGTATAGTTAGTCcacaattttgttgtacatctacagtgacaataataggctattctattctattctattctattctaattcaGAGCTACCAGAATTCCTATAAACTAGGGGTGGGCAATGTCCAGCTGTTTACCTTGGTATTGATAAGGATAAGCAACTGTGTAGGGCTGCCCATCAGCAGAGTATATGACCTGTGTGGCCTGTGGGGGCGGTGCAGTGTAGTCTCCATATGGGCCTGGGGCATAAACCTGGCaaaacaaaattacatttaacaAAGTGACACAAAGGATGTTACTGTATTAATAAACCCTTTGTATTAGATGGCTCATGGAAGAAAGATTggatttgttggtttttgttttgttttacattaaTCACTTAGTTGATTTTCACTTGTGACAGTCATGCTAAACCACAGACAAATGTTGCAAGTAGCACTATTTTCATAAAAGACTTTAGACCTGAAAAAGTAATTTTATTCAGTTATGAACATGAAAAGAGATGTATTAATACTGTTTTTCACCGGTTGGGGAGGATATTCCGAGTAGGGGGGAGGAGCAGATGCAATCACCTCCTGTGCAAAGCCGATCTGAGGAGCAGTGACCACCTAAAAATATCAAATAACAAAAATCAGCAACTGAAGCTTGCCAACACCAAAAAAACTGAAGCACATAACATTAAGATAAGcggaaacaataaaaaaaatatccagtttTCCTCCCAGGAGGACAGTTCTTCTGCTGTGCTCAAGTCACTCTTAGTTCAGCTTTATTCAGAGTTTATTCAGGTAATATGACAGATAATGACAGACTGTCAGTTACAACAACactaactttaaaaaatgtataaaaatctCACCATATTAATTCTGGCATCTTGAAGTGCCATTGTCCATGCCCTGcaacaaaagcagaaatgatGTCATCTTGAGATTAAAATGTCTGTtctaattacctgtatttaAATACATCAGACTAATTTTATGACTGGGTGTGCATGTGCAGTCTTACAGAGCATCATCTGCACTGTCTGCACACAGGCTGATGACCCGTCCATCTCTGCACACTATCTGGAACAAGGCATCATGCGTCTTTCCCTCCGGTGGGTTCAGCTCTAAAAAGCAAGTGGGGTggtgaaacatttaaaattagtGCAAAGAGCTGATCCCTATAATAATAGCATAGGGATCAGCTGCATGAGATCAACATTAAGCGTAAGACTTGTACCCTGACATGCAGCGGAGTTCCGGATGTTAATGCAGTTGACCCTCATGTGGATGTCGTCCTCCATGTCGCGCCGTTGTTGATCGTTGTAGAACACAAGTCGTCCGTCAGCCCATAAGTCAAACCAGTTTCTTTTCCATCGACGCAGTATGGTACCTGACATAGAAAGGTGGTAAAGGTAGTTTATTCTTCCAACAAATATTCCACGATTAGGTTGAGATCCAAAGTCTCCTGTGTTATCATTTTCATATCTCATCACTACTATCAGgctaaaaatgtttcattgtaggATACAGGTCATCTAAACCACGCAAATGCCCCCACTTACAGCATAAACACTAATACATCCCATTACTGTGGAGGTCAAGCATTCacgtttttcctttaatttgtctgGATACTCACTTTGTCGATGAAGCCAGCCACTCTTTACCATAGCCATCTTGGAAGTAACACCtacagaataaaatgtaaacacattAGAGAGCATCTGTTATTACTGAGACACTAGGAGCACATGACTGGGTGTGGCATATCCAACACAAACCTCGTGACTGTTAGCACTATTAGCAAGTTCACAAATCTAttttcagaaacagaagcttATATAAGATAAGTTACAATAACAGCTCATGGTAATATGGCCACATGCCCAGAAATATTAACACCATGTTTAGTTACTCTGTAGTTCCCCCATGCTTAGTTAGACAATGTTTAGGACATGACATTAGTGGAAGCCAGATAACTGACAGTTCTCCTGCTTTAACCACTGTTTAGGATATTTACTTAGATGTGATCCTGGTTTTAAGTCAGACTAGGCCAGTTGTGAGTAGGTCGTCCTCATGTTTAATAACTGCTATGCCACCCATAGCAACCCTGTGATAATGTGGATTTTATATGATATAAGTTCTTTGATATGTAGGTTATTGCTAACCGTTAGCGGCTTTTTAATATAAACACGTCGCCATTACAAAGCTGACCTATCGGTTAACCGTGTTTATAATACGCTAAAACACCACAACTTGTTCTTTAACCGAGGGCATTAGTATCCGTACTTGTAAAAGCGGTGGATAAATGAGTTACTTACTTGATTTCTTGTATGCTTTTTGGGGGGAGGGTGATAGCAAGCCTTTCGTGAAGAAACAGCAAACACGGAAGTgagatgcaaaaaaaagaaaaagaagaagactcCTTCCACGGAGAGGAAAAACCCTGACCGCTAAACTTAGCGGACACTGTACACAACGGAGGCCTTAAGCCACGCCCACAGAGCATCTTCACGAATGTTCAGTCTTTCTGTGAGAGGGAGGTGTTTGTTTTGGATGACGTAACCTATCAGCTGACAGTGGTGGAAAGTGCTAGCAAACGGAGCGAGGGCGCGCTTGTTGAAGTTCGTTTCTAACGTTTCGCAATCACATGGCCGACGGCGAGGCTTGTGTTAATATTCCTCATGTTTATTAAACATGATTCCattgagagtgtgtgtgtaacGAATTTGCTTGTTGGTTCCATCATTTCTGGCTGATACAGTTAGTTAAGAGTGCATTAAATTGGCATAGAACGCGTATAAACTAGTATAAACAATGTAGCAGAGGAGATTGGGAGCAAAGTTATGTGTTCGTAATACTTAAGTAAATGAATAGTACTTAGAAACTTTTTTATTACATGTGAGGTACCAAACGTAAAAAGTTGCGCCCTGTCCTCCAGCACGCATGTTCGGAGTGAAGGCACGCTCGGGGTAAACTGCCActtcctctgtgtttttgtgagcCTCGCTTCATTTAATTCGGCGAAGCCTGTGACTGCAGACAGACTCGCGTTACTCCAAGCCAACTGACCAACGGGCGACCCAGGGTTACAAAACAAACCCAACCTCTCTGGCCAACAGTTTGAGGAGCTAACGAGGGTAACGCAGAAGCTAAACAGCTAATTCGAAATGGCGACGGCAATATACTTGGAACATTACCTTGACAGTAAGTATCCGGAATGTGGTAAATTTCTGTCAACAGATAGAAAATGcaacttttaaaggtttagTTGATTACAAATTTTTGGACAGCGGTTTCCATGCAGTGCGTTTGCAACTAACAAGCTGTTAGGTCATTAGCTCGCCAGCTAACTGGTTAGCATTGTGATATTACCTTAGCAGTGATAAAGGTACGTAAACTATTAATGTCTCTTGTCAGTTTCAGTCAAAAGGGAATCTAATAATTAACTGTTTTCACATATTTAGGAAAACTGACTGTAGGTTGCAACCTTTTCTGATTCATGCGCTAGCAATGTTGGAGCAGCCTGTAGCTACGCAACTAGCATTGGTTATATAAGGGCATTTAAAGATAAATTGTTATGTTAACCGCCTTTATATTTAATCTTTGATCATTTTAgtcacagtttgtgtttttatataggAAAGCATTTACAACCTGTTGGTTACCGCGTTTCCCGTAACAGTTTACGCGCCGGGTCGGGGTGTTTGAAGTGCGTCACATGGCGTACAGAGTGTATTTACTAGTCAGTTGTTGTGAATGCCCTTAATAATGTCTGCTATTGGGACAGATGTAATACATGTAAAGCGTTATTTTGTACAGACACGTTGTTACACGATAACATTCTGCAATTCATGCACACGTGAGTGTGTGGTTGTGATggtatttgtgttgtttttaatgtgcaGATTTGACATCAAGTATTTTAAATGTTGTATAAAATGTTATGTAagtataatgaaaaaaataattttagccTTTAGCATTAAAGGTGAAGAAGAGAATGCAGGCAGGATGGAGTGGGCAGAGACAAGTGTCAGGGcggatttgtgacagaaggatagcaggaAGACTGAAAGGGTTGAGTAGGTAGGTGGTAGAGAAcgctaacaaacagacagaagGTAGTCAAGCTAAAGATTAtgattttcattgggagtgaccaggTGGAACAGAATTAGACCCATAAAGTGAGGAGGTAGAACAAGAAAGGCTTCAGTGTAAAACGTAATGATTTCTAGGTTGTAATTATTGTCATAATAACCTCCATTCTTTACTTCTTATTTATATTTCTATGGTTTTGAAGTATTCAGTTGAGTTTGTGCATTTGACTTTTTACAAAGGCAATTAATTAAGTGTGATGATTAAGTTCAGAAAATGTAATTGGAATGAACTGTTAGGCATTAATATTGTCTAATCTCTTCTTTAGGTATTGAAAACTTGCCATGTGAGCTACAAAGGAACTTCACTTTGATGCGAGACCTGGACAACAGAACTGAAGGTGATAATTTAATCTCTTAACATTACAGTCAATAAAAAGCTCTGCGGACttatacaaaataaacaaatggcTCTGACAGTATAATCTGCGATACCTGAAAACCCAGTTTAGCCATGCTCCTTATGTGTTAGGTTGTACCACTTACCAGTAGTCTTAGACAAACAGTTGTCAATAGTTTACATCCACTCACTTTCGACCCTTTGTGactagagaaaatccaaaatatatTCAAACTTATGCATCCAAGTCTTGTTTTATAAGGgtattaaagatgtatgctatgcagtcattccaccctggaatAAGAACAGTTCAAGGAAATAATTTAAAGGAAATCATTAATTCATAACAAGAGATACGAACTCTATATATACATTAAGGTTAAAGGCATATTAAGTTAGCAGATTCTAATTTCAGTATAATATACAGAAATGAACAGGATTATTAAATTATTAGATTTTGCTATGGAGTTCAGAGCTCTTGTGGGTAAGCAACCTACCAGCCAATCAGATAACAGTATTCCTTGTTGCTGTGGTAAATCTTTTCCCACCTTAATGTATATCAATGTTACAAACATTACATTGTAACATATTGATATGTTAGATTTGCATGAAACCAAATAAtttattcaaaacaaaataatagatttttatttttttaaatattttttcctgttttatgttttttaaatttcaaaacttaaacttaaatgaataaaacatttgACCCTATTTTAGCTCTATGCAAACTTACCATGGCATTCATGCCTGTATGAAAAcgtctgaccacaactgtaaaTAGGAAGCTTACATGTAATATTTTATCACTAGTTTTATCCAGCACTATAATGATCATGTTGTTGTGCAGAAAAGAAAGGAGAGATCGATAAACTGGCTGAAGAGTACATCGCAAATGTCAAGAATCTAGCTTCTGAGCAGAGAGTGGAACACCTGCAGAAGATCCAGAATGCCTACAGCAAGTGCAAAGAGTTCAGTGATGACAAAGTCCAGCTCGCAATGCAGACATATGAAATGGTTAGTCCGAAACAATGTGTGTCCTGTCACTGTCCACTGATTCTAATGTCATATTATAGTCATTTTTGTCGCCGTTTTATCAGATTTACATCCTCAATGTGTACATGTACTCAGATTTAAATATGCATAATATCTTTCTACTGTAGGTGGACAAACATATCCGCAGGCTGGATGCAGATCTGGCACGGTTTGAGAATGAGCTCAAGGAGAAACTAGAAGTGAGCTATGACAGTACAGATGGCAGAGGTTTGAAAAGTAAGCTGAGTGACTGCACGCCTTTTATCATAAACGCAACAAAAGACAAGAGTTTTAAGTGTGTATTAATGTAAATATTTTCCCCAGAAAATGATGTGCGGGGGCTGAGAGAGAAGCGTGGATCCAGGGGAAGAGGAAGGAAAGGTTCAGATGAAGATTCTcccagaaagaaaaagatgaaaaacaggTAAGTTTGAACCAGTTCTTCAATCAAACTGAAGTTTACTGGATAATCGGGTCATGTTTATGTTTAGTTCTAACCGTGCTCTGTATGTTGGTCTTTTAGCCCAGACTTGAGTGACGCTCTCCTGCCTATGCAGCCGTCAGACGTGTTGGACATGCCGGTCGATCCAAATGAACCTACATACTGCCTGTGTCATCAGGTGTCATATGGAGAAATGATAGGATGTGATAACCCAGATGTAGGTTTACACTTATTTCTTTTTAA
Coding sequences within:
- the plekhb2 gene encoding pleckstrin homology domain-containing family B member 2, with translation MAMVKSGWLHRQSTILRRWKRNWFDLWADGRLVFYNDQQRRDMEDDIHMRVNCINIRNSAACQELNPPEGKTHDALFQIVCRDGRVISLCADSADDALAWTMALQDARINMVVTAPQIGFAQEVIASAPPPYSEYPPQPVYAPGPYGDYTAPPPQATQVIYSADGQPYTVAYPYQYQGGYVAPGVNHVIIRERQRDDGGDVALGMLAGAATGLALGSLFSVF
- the ing5a gene encoding inhibitor of growth protein 5a isoform X1, with protein sequence MATAIYLEHYLDSIENLPCELQRNFTLMRDLDNRTEEKKGEIDKLAEEYIANVKNLASEQRVEHLQKIQNAYSKCKEFSDDKVQLAMQTYEMVDKHIRRLDADLARFENELKEKLEVSYDSTDGRGLKKNDVRGLREKRGSRGRGRKGSDEDSPRKKKMKNSPDLSDALLPMQPSDVLDMPVDPNEPTYCLCHQVSYGEMIGCDNPDCPIEWFHFACVDLATKPKGKWFCPRCTQDRKKK
- the ing5a gene encoding inhibitor of growth protein 5a isoform X2, whose product is MRDLDNRTEEKKGEIDKLAEEYIANVKNLASEQRVEHLQKIQNAYSKCKEFSDDKVQLAMQTYEMVDKHIRRLDADLARFENELKEKLEVSYDSTDGRGLKKNDVRGLREKRGSRGRGRKGSDEDSPRKKKMKNSPDLSDALLPMQPSDVLDMPVDPNEPTYCLCHQVSYGEMIGCDNPDCPIEWFHFACVDLATKPKGKWFCPRCTQDRKKK